Proteins from one Candidatus Krumholzibacteriota bacterium genomic window:
- a CDS encoding PrsW family intramembrane metalloprotease: protein MRYLFSFLPVIVFLLALKSMDSYKLVRFRAIVLALLAGVVFALLSMVINRSLIATISIETADYSKYIAPIVEESLKSVYIAYLIASRRTGFLVDAAIFGFAVGAGFAIIENSYYIIALGNNNPLISIIRGFGPAIMHGGTTAILAIVAKNIFDRKSSHSFSFIFPALLPAVVIHSIFNHFLVSPVISAAGLVIILPSLMIAVFTRSERSLSRWLGIGFDADADMLEMITTGQILDSHVGKYLISLKNNFSGEVLADMLCLLRIHLELSIRAKGLLLMKESGFTPPPDPELKEKFVELNYLKSNIGGTGMLAMHPLLRWSSRDLWQMHMLENH from the coding sequence TTGAGATATCTTTTCAGTTTTCTGCCTGTGATTGTATTTCTGCTGGCTCTGAAAAGTATGGACAGCTACAAGCTGGTGAGATTCAGGGCGATCGTTCTTGCCCTCCTCGCGGGGGTCGTCTTCGCTCTCCTGAGCATGGTAATAAACAGGTCTCTTATCGCCACAATATCGATCGAGACAGCCGATTACTCAAAATATATCGCTCCGATCGTAGAAGAATCGTTGAAATCTGTCTATATCGCCTATCTGATCGCGTCAAGAAGGACAGGGTTTCTGGTTGATGCCGCGATTTTCGGATTCGCCGTCGGGGCGGGCTTCGCGATTATAGAAAACAGTTATTATATCATCGCGCTTGGAAATAATAACCCGCTTATCAGCATCATCCGGGGATTCGGACCGGCGATAATGCATGGAGGGACGACAGCGATTCTTGCCATCGTCGCTAAAAATATTTTCGACCGCAAATCAAGTCACTCTTTCTCTTTTATCTTCCCGGCACTATTGCCTGCTGTAGTGATACATTCGATCTTCAATCATTTCCTCGTCTCTCCTGTAATATCGGCAGCGGGGCTCGTCATTATTCTCCCGTCCCTTATGATCGCCGTCTTCACCAGGAGCGAAAGATCCCTTTCAAGGTGGCTTGGCATAGGCTTCGACGCCGACGCCGATATGCTAGAGATGATAACGACTGGCCAGATACTCGATTCTCACGTCGGGAAATATCTGATTTCGCTTAAAAACAATTTTTCAGGAGAAGTCCTCGCTGATATGCTTTGCCTGCTCAGAATTCATCTTGAATTGTCGATAAGAGCCAAGGGACTCCTTTTAATGAAGGAATCGGGGTTCACCCCCCCGCCCGATCCTGAGTTGAAAGAAAAATTCGTGGAACTCAATTACCTTAAAAGCAATATAGGCGGCACCGGCATGCTGGCGATGCATCCTCTTCTGCGCTGGAGCAGCAGAGACCTTTGGCAGATGCACATGCTTGAAAACCATTGA
- a CDS encoding CHAT domain-containing protein: MKRTLVLFPFAMGMLLNLCCPIMAAENTAFLEALSDSISVLRIEGRYDEALKIAEYLLSEAPVTEGIRKFETEDLDRLVATLFKINRLTEREKNEMARADGMNAIYEEAYDKDEIEKAIAITNEQYDIKKNFLGARCPELARILTVTAFLHDYSGGREEAERYYRKALELDREILGKMHPFVAEDLTNLGILLHEMGRMEDVDTLYREAYAIYSSEEIDDQENSAWVMSSLGSLLKDKGELAEAEALFRRVLAVYRQMWGEIDPDVASCMNDLATTLVAKGDIQEAEPLFRQALNIYSQLEDDHSFDRAIVMLNLGSLLQDREFYAGAEQLYRQAIEIFEGIFGETDGIVSASYNNLADLFHDTGEYEKAEPLYLKALRIRREISKDNHPESAIVLLNLARNYRDGGNYQEAEQYYGESLSLFKDLLGQDHPYISMCLFSYSNHYLAQGKYKDAEPFLNQAIKVYDSSRLRVGTGFGRVTFQKSPYSRLADVLLSTGREKKAWQYAEREMGRVLAELLSVSGKQPFTEEEAETIESMRREIGGLEQRLAVLKTAAGEEGSKEADKKASEAYDELLRAQARLSEVQSRMAKKYPMTGGMAYQLKKIQKSLRGKTAMIGWLDVEEKKGEYSSWGYVIRKNGPVRWERLGPDGRERSGSPFRRGYDLRRSFASAGIHIEALAKRSKEFWEERMAPLSLELEDIERLIIIPSGAMLGLPVEALVDSDGSYLCEKYTISYAPSATISAWLAEKGSKRNRNKSKKALLVGDPPFSGEDLVVMSNDIEAPDTLLKMVKMDGASDEARQRGGYSRDSAAIARLPRLAGSREEIEEIAKISGESVVLLGPDASEKNLANFAVKGTLSSFSIIHIATHALIDDRYPERSSLVLSQAGLPDPVKAALEGRRIYDGLLSAGEIVREWDLDADLVNLSACETGLGMRLAGEGYIGLSHAFFQSGARSMVVSLWKVEDRATTRLMKRFYENYFGAYTDVRNGGENTPMPKAEALTEAKNWLMNLEDEDGSRPYEHPFYWSAFILIGDGGSDYRKN, translated from the coding sequence ATGAAAAGGACACTGGTTCTCTTCCCGTTTGCTATGGGAATGCTTTTAAACCTGTGCTGCCCGATTATGGCCGCTGAAAATACAGCTTTTCTGGAAGCTCTTTCCGACAGCATCTCTGTCCTGAGGATCGAGGGCCGCTACGATGAGGCGCTTAAGATCGCGGAATATCTCTTAAGCGAAGCGCCAGTGACAGAAGGAATCAGGAAATTCGAAACTGAAGATTTAGACAGGCTCGTCGCGACCCTTTTTAAAATCAATCGCCTGACGGAGAGAGAAAAAAATGAAATGGCGAGGGCGGATGGAATGAACGCCATCTATGAAGAAGCTTACGACAAAGACGAAATAGAAAAAGCGATCGCGATCACAAATGAACAGTACGATATAAAAAAGAACTTCCTTGGGGCCAGATGTCCCGAGCTTGCCAGGATCCTCACCGTCACCGCGTTCCTCCATGATTATTCGGGAGGAAGGGAAGAGGCCGAAAGATATTATCGCAAGGCTCTTGAACTGGACAGGGAGATCCTCGGAAAGATGCATCCTTTCGTAGCGGAGGATCTTACCAATCTCGGAATATTGCTCCATGAGATGGGAAGAATGGAAGATGTTGATACTCTTTACCGCGAGGCGTACGCGATCTATTCCTCTGAAGAGATAGATGATCAGGAGAATTCGGCATGGGTGATGAGCAGCCTGGGAAGTCTCCTCAAGGATAAGGGAGAGCTTGCCGAAGCGGAGGCTCTGTTCAGGCGCGTGCTTGCCGTCTACCGGCAGATGTGGGGAGAAATAGACCCTGACGTAGCCAGCTGCATGAACGACCTGGCGACAACTCTTGTCGCGAAGGGGGATATTCAGGAAGCCGAACCACTTTTTCGCCAGGCGTTGAATATATATTCTCAGCTCGAGGACGATCATTCCTTTGACAGGGCGATAGTAATGCTTAACCTTGGCAGCCTTCTTCAGGACAGGGAGTTTTATGCCGGAGCGGAGCAGCTTTATCGCCAGGCGATAGAAATATTCGAGGGGATATTCGGCGAGACTGACGGGATAGTCTCTGCATCTTACAATAATCTCGCTGACCTGTTTCACGATACGGGAGAATATGAGAAAGCGGAACCACTGTACCTGAAAGCTCTGCGAATCAGACGCGAAATATCAAAGGATAACCATCCCGAGTCGGCAATCGTTCTTCTCAACCTCGCGAGAAATTACAGGGATGGAGGGAATTATCAGGAGGCGGAGCAATATTATGGAGAATCTCTTTCTCTTTTCAAAGATCTTCTCGGGCAGGATCATCCTTATATATCAATGTGTCTTTTCAGTTATTCAAATCACTATCTCGCCCAGGGGAAATATAAAGATGCGGAACCTTTTCTTAACCAGGCGATAAAGGTATATGATTCGTCGAGGCTCAGGGTAGGAACGGGATTTGGCAGGGTGACGTTCCAGAAATCACCATATTCAAGACTGGCGGATGTCCTTCTTTCAACAGGCCGGGAAAAAAAGGCGTGGCAATATGCCGAAAGGGAGATGGGCAGGGTACTTGCCGAACTGCTGTCCGTATCCGGCAAGCAGCCATTCACTGAAGAGGAAGCTGAGACGATCGAATCGATGCGAAGGGAGATCGGCGGACTTGAGCAAAGATTGGCCGTCTTAAAAACAGCCGCGGGGGAAGAAGGATCAAAAGAGGCCGATAAAAAAGCCTCGGAAGCATACGACGAATTACTCAGAGCGCAGGCACGGTTGAGCGAGGTCCAGAGCAGGATGGCGAAAAAATACCCCATGACAGGAGGGATGGCTTATCAGCTTAAGAAGATCCAGAAAAGCCTGCGGGGAAAGACAGCGATGATCGGATGGCTCGATGTCGAGGAAAAGAAGGGCGAATATTCCTCCTGGGGATATGTCATCAGGAAGAACGGGCCAGTCAGATGGGAGAGGCTCGGCCCCGATGGTCGTGAACGATCCGGGTCGCCCTTCAGAAGAGGGTATGACCTGAGAAGGTCTTTTGCTTCTGCCGGAATCCATATCGAGGCTCTGGCGAAACGCTCAAAGGAATTCTGGGAAGAAAGGATGGCTCCCCTCTCCCTGGAACTCGAGGACATTGAGAGACTGATAATCATACCATCGGGGGCGATGCTTGGCCTTCCGGTAGAAGCGCTCGTAGATAGCGATGGCAGTTATCTTTGTGAGAAATACACGATATCGTACGCACCGTCGGCTACTATCTCGGCATGGCTCGCGGAGAAGGGATCGAAAAGGAATCGGAATAAATCAAAAAAAGCGCTTCTCGTTGGCGATCCTCCATTCTCCGGGGAGGATCTCGTTGTGATGTCGAACGATATCGAGGCACCCGATACTTTGTTAAAAATGGTGAAAATGGACGGCGCCAGTGACGAGGCGAGGCAGCGGGGGGGGTATTCCCGCGATTCGGCGGCGATAGCCAGGCTGCCCCGGCTTGCTGGAAGCCGCGAGGAGATAGAAGAGATAGCGAAAATATCCGGGGAATCGGTCGTTCTGCTCGGACCGGACGCGTCGGAGAAGAATCTGGCGAACTTCGCCGTAAAGGGAACACTGTCAAGTTTTTCGATCATCCATATTGCTACCCATGCCCTGATAGATGACCGGTATCCGGAGAGATCATCTCTGGTCCTGTCACAAGCGGGACTTCCAGATCCTGTGAAAGCGGCTCTCGAGGGCAGGAGGATATATGACGGGCTGCTTTCCGCGGGAGAGATAGTGCGCGAATGGGATCTCGACGCCGATCTCGTCAATTTGAGCGCGTGTGAGACCGGGCTTGGTATGAGGCTCGCGGGAGAGGGATATATCGGGTTGTCGCACGCTTTTTTTCAATCTGGCGCGAGAAGCATGGTGGTCAGTCTCTGGAAAGTCGAGGATAGAGCGACTACCAGGTTGATGAAACGGTTTTATGAGAATTATTTCGGAGCATACACCGATGTAAGAAACGGCGGGGAAAATACGCCTATGCCGAAGGCAGAGGCCCTTACGGAAGCCAAGAACTGGCTTATGAATCTCGAAGATGAAGATGGAAGCAGACCGTACGAACACCCATTCTACTGGTCGGCTTTTATTCTCATCGGGGATGGGGGGAGTGACTACAGGAAGAACTGA